In Anaerotignum faecicola, a genomic segment contains:
- the coaD gene encoding pantetheine-phosphate adenylyltransferase has product MKKAIYAGSFDPVTLGHMDIIERAANLFDCLVVAVLENPNKKSLFTVEERKHHLELATKHIENVEVASFQGLLVDFAKEIGANIAVRGLRNTLDFSAEYPMFLINRKLYDKIETVYLAADEEHLALSSTNVKEVAVFGGDISFMVPAEIKPFIIEKYQK; this is encoded by the coding sequence ATGAAAAAAGCAATTTATGCAGGCAGCTTTGATCCTGTTACCTTAGGGCACATGGATATCATTGAAAGAGCCGCAAATTTATTTGACTGTCTTGTGGTGGCAGTGTTGGAAAATCCCAACAAAAAATCTCTTTTCACGGTAGAGGAGAGAAAGCATCATCTGGAATTGGCAACAAAGCATATTGAAAACGTAGAGGTCGCTTCCTTTCAGGGGCTTCTGGTGGATTTTGCAAAGGAAATCGGCGCGAATATCGCAGTCAGAGGGCTGCGTAACACACTGGATTTTTCCGCGGAATATCCCATGTTTCTTATCAATCGCAAGCTGTATGATAAAATCGAAACGGTTTATCTGGCGGCGGATGAGGAGCATCTTGCTCTAAGCTCCACGAATGTGAAGGAAGTTGCTGTGTTTGGCGGAGATATCAGCTTTATGGTACCCGCTGAAATTAAACCTTTTATTATAGAAAAATATCAGAAGTGA
- the pta gene encoding phosphate acetyltransferase: protein MDFLSTMKAKAKADKKVIVLPESYEKRNLEAAAECLKEELADIVLIGKKDKIMEAAGSFDVSKAIFVDPETYDRMDEMVAGLAEARKSKGMTLEEARKILMDDSLFVAVMLVKMGVADGMVSGAIHSTADTLRPALQILKTAPGTELVSSFFIMVTKTPQYGDDGILLFADCALNQNPNPAELACIAGDSAKSYNAFIGKEARVAMLSHSTMGSAKHADVTKVVDAVKIAKEKYPELKLDGEIQLDAAIVKEVGELKAPNSTVAGKANVLVFPDIDAGNIGYKLVQRFGNAEAFGPILQGIAKPVNDLSRGCSANDIVAVVALTSVQAQVMANK, encoded by the coding sequence GTGGACTTTTTAAGCACAATGAAAGCAAAAGCAAAGGCAGACAAGAAGGTAATCGTTCTGCCCGAGTCCTATGAAAAAAGAAACCTGGAGGCAGCGGCTGAATGCCTGAAGGAAGAACTGGCAGATATCGTTCTGATTGGTAAGAAGGATAAAATCATGGAGGCTGCCGGCTCCTTTGATGTTTCCAAGGCAATTTTCGTAGACCCCGAAACCTACGACAGAATGGACGAAATGGTTGCAGGCCTTGCAGAAGCAAGAAAGAGCAAAGGCATGACACTGGAAGAAGCAAGAAAAATCCTGATGGATGATTCCCTGTTTGTTGCAGTTATGCTGGTTAAGATGGGTGTTGCAGACGGTATGGTTTCCGGCGCAATCCATTCCACAGCAGATACACTGAGACCCGCGCTGCAGATTCTGAAAACTGCACCCGGCACAGAGCTGGTATCCTCTTTCTTCATCATGGTTACAAAGACACCTCAGTATGGCGATGACGGTATCCTGCTGTTCGCTGACTGTGCGCTGAACCAGAACCCCAACCCCGCAGAGCTGGCTTGCATCGCAGGCGATTCCGCAAAATCCTACAATGCTTTCATCGGCAAGGAAGCAAGAGTTGCTATGCTGAGCCACTCCACAATGGGTTCCGCAAAGCATGCTGATGTAACAAAGGTTGTAGATGCAGTGAAGATTGCGAAGGAAAAATATCCCGAACTGAAGCTGGATGGCGAAATTCAGCTGGATGCTGCTATCGTGAAGGAGGTTGGCGAACTGAAGGCTCCCAACAGCACAGTTGCAGGTAAGGCAAACGTTCTGGTATTCCCCGATATTGATGCAGGTAACATCGGCTATAAGCTGGTACAGAGATTCGGTAATGCAGAAGCCTTCGGTCCTATCCTGCAGGGGATTGCAAAGCCCGTAAACGACCTGTCCAGAGGCTGCTCCGCAAACGATATCGTTGCAGTTGTTGCTCTGACAAGCGTACAGGCACAGGTAATGGCTAACAAATAA
- a CDS encoding acetate/propionate family kinase — protein MKILVLNCGSSSLKYQLIDMETENVLAKGLCERIGIEGSRLKHQPAGKEAVIFDDYQENHSVSVKMVLDALTNPEYGVVKSMKEINAVGHRVVHGGEYFANSVIITPEVIEAIEKCCDLAPLHNPANLIGIHACEEIMPGVPQVAVFDTAFHQTMPERAYMYALPYEYYEKYKVRRYGFHGTSHRFVSEEAAKMMDRPYDQTKTITCHLGNGGSVCAVRNGKSIDTTMGFTPLEGLVMGTRAGDVDVAAVTYIMKKENLTVDEMDNILNKKSGVLGISGVSSDFRDIEEAAEHGNDRAETALDVFAYKVAKRIGAYAAAMNGVDAIVFTAGLGENSGTTRRAICDYLGFLGVHIDSYNNSLRGKALEISATDSRVRVFVIPTNEELVIARDTKELLDK, from the coding sequence ATGAAAATTCTTGTACTGAACTGCGGCAGCTCTTCCCTGAAGTATCAGCTGATCGACATGGAAACAGAAAACGTACTGGCAAAAGGCTTGTGTGAAAGAATCGGTATCGAAGGCTCCAGACTGAAACATCAGCCTGCCGGCAAAGAAGCCGTTATCTTCGATGATTATCAGGAAAACCACAGCGTATCCGTTAAAATGGTTCTGGATGCACTGACAAACCCCGAATACGGTGTTGTGAAATCCATGAAGGAAATCAACGCAGTTGGTCATCGTGTAGTACACGGCGGTGAATATTTCGCAAACTCCGTAATCATTACACCCGAGGTTATCGAAGCAATCGAAAAATGCTGCGATCTGGCACCTCTGCACAACCCCGCAAACCTGATCGGTATCCATGCTTGCGAAGAAATCATGCCCGGCGTACCTCAGGTAGCAGTATTCGATACAGCTTTCCATCAGACAATGCCCGAAAGAGCTTATATGTACGCTCTGCCTTACGAATACTATGAAAAATATAAAGTAAGAAGATATGGCTTCCACGGTACATCCCATAGATTCGTATCCGAAGAAGCTGCAAAAATGATGGACAGACCCTATGACCAGACAAAGACAATCACTTGCCATCTGGGCAACGGCGGTTCCGTTTGTGCAGTAAGAAACGGTAAATCCATTGATACTACCATGGGCTTCACACCTCTGGAGGGTCTGGTAATGGGTACAAGAGCAGGTGACGTTGACGTTGCAGCTGTAACCTATATCATGAAGAAGGAAAACCTGACCGTAGACGAAATGGATAATATCCTGAACAAGAAATCCGGCGTACTGGGTATCTCCGGCGTATCCTCCGACTTCCGTGATATCGAAGAAGCAGCAGAACACGGCAATGACAGAGCAGAAACAGCTCTGGACGTATTCGCTTACAAAGTAGCTAAGAGAATCGGCGCTTATGCAGCAGCTATGAACGGCGTTGACGCAATCGTATTCACAGCAGGTCTGGGTGAAAACTCCGGCACAACCAGAAGAGCAATTTGTGATTATCTGGGCTTCCTGGGTGTTCATATTGACTCCTACAATAACTCTCTGAGAGGCAAAGCACTGGAAATTTCTGCTACAGATTCCAGAGTAAGAGTATTTGTTATCCCTACAAACGAAGAACTGGTTATCGCAAGAGATACAAAGGAATTGCTTGACAAATAA
- the rsmD gene encoding 16S rRNA (guanine(966)-N(2))-methyltransferase RsmD: protein MRVIAGAAKGHNLQTIEGLATRPTTDRIKETLFNIIAFDLPEASFLDLFSGSGAIGIEALSRGAAEAVFVENAAECQKVIQANLVHTKLQERARLLQTDVLSALDRLAAEGKKFDIIFMDPPYEAGLYTSVLERIAETGLLKAEGYLIAEGSSQIALTIPKGMKILREKVYKTTTLTFLCAEEENV from the coding sequence ATGCGTGTCATCGCAGGAGCAGCAAAGGGTCATAATCTGCAAACCATCGAAGGGCTGGCAACCAGACCGACGACGGACAGAATAAAGGAAACCCTCTTTAATATCATAGCGTTCGATTTGCCCGAGGCAAGCTTTCTGGATTTATTTTCCGGCAGCGGTGCGATTGGGATTGAGGCACTTTCCAGAGGAGCGGCGGAGGCTGTTTTTGTGGAAAATGCGGCAGAATGTCAGAAGGTTATTCAGGCAAACCTTGTGCATACCAAGCTGCAGGAAAGAGCAAGGCTTTTGCAAACGGATGTGCTTTCTGCGTTGGACAGGCTTGCGGCGGAAGGAAAGAAATTCGACATTATTTTCATGGATCCGCCCTATGAAGCGGGGCTGTATACGTCCGTACTGGAAAGAATTGCGGAAACTGGTTTGTTAAAGGCGGAGGGGTATCTCATTGCAGAAGGCTCCTCGCAGATTGCGCTCACAATTCCGAAGGGTATGAAAATTTTGCGTGAAAAGGTGTATAAGACAACAACCCTGACGTTCCTGTGCGCGGAGGAAGAAAACGTATGA
- a CDS encoding ATP-binding protein, translating to MERFVENPDFLQELFLEEAWKNVDKIDGFIEFKANTEEFEVTAEEVNSLYRTMHSIKGSAAMMGYPAISETAHAAEDLFSYLREESAPAQKDLQTILQLLRMVSGFLKRELRRLETDDEVTDFGWAVVRRIKNFLSHVDSENEPEGPSYQIAYTRKGKKRIPYTNFEALLPQMDRLAKVMGRELKKEFTVKISGADTEVPRDIYDKVSMAVLQMMKNSMDHGLESKADREQMGKTPVGEISVEISKAAQKVFVAFRDDGRGLNRDQILQKAKEKGLLKKPESEYEDSEIYAFLLRPGFTTKASATLFSGRGVGLDVVNAAVASLGGSIRIESREYMGTTFFMEFPVVDEMHAEG from the coding sequence GTGGAGCGGTTTGTTGAAAATCCGGATTTCCTGCAGGAGCTTTTTCTGGAGGAAGCGTGGAAAAATGTAGATAAAATTGATGGATTTATTGAATTCAAGGCAAATACAGAGGAATTTGAGGTGACGGCGGAGGAGGTCAACAGCCTATACCGCACGATGCACAGCATCAAGGGCTCTGCGGCAATGATGGGCTATCCTGCCATTTCCGAAACAGCGCACGCGGCGGAGGATTTATTTTCCTACCTGCGAGAGGAATCCGCGCCGGCGCAGAAGGATTTGCAGACGATTTTGCAGCTTTTGCGGATGGTTTCCGGCTTTTTGAAGCGGGAGCTGCGCCGTCTGGAAACGGATGACGAGGTAACGGATTTCGGATGGGCGGTGGTGCGCCGCATTAAGAATTTCCTTTCCCATGTGGACAGTGAAAATGAGCCGGAGGGCCCAAGCTATCAGATTGCCTATACCAGAAAGGGGAAAAAGCGGATTCCCTATACGAATTTTGAGGCACTTCTGCCGCAGATGGATCGGCTGGCAAAGGTAATGGGCAGAGAATTAAAAAAGGAGTTTACCGTAAAAATTTCCGGCGCGGATACGGAGGTGCCAAGAGATATTTACGATAAGGTTTCCATGGCGGTTTTGCAGATGATGAAAAACAGCATGGATCATGGTCTGGAATCCAAGGCAGACCGCGAGCAGATGGGGAAAACCCCTGTCGGGGAGATTTCTGTGGAAATCAGCAAGGCGGCGCAGAAGGTTTTTGTTGCATTCCGCGATGATGGGCGTGGTCTGAACCGCGACCAGATTTTGCAGAAGGCGAAGGAAAAAGGACTTCTGAAAAAGCCTGAAAGCGAATATGAGGACAGCGAGATTTACGCATTTCTGCTGCGCCCCGGCTTCACCACAAAGGCAAGCGCGACGCTGTTTTCCGGCAGAGGGGTCGGTCTGGATGTGGTGAATGCGGCGGTGGCCTCTCTTGGCGGCAGTATCCGTATCGAAAGCCGCGAATATATGGGAACAACCTTCTTTATGGAGTTTCCCGTAGTGGATGAAATGCACGCAGAAGGCTGA
- a CDS encoding zinc ribbon domain-containing protein translates to MDGGKRVSVRNIVISVLLIVVGIAMLMLVTEGIKSGWYDAHSARPAKRKGYAALLPVLLVLLGGFNLYRGLRGKAFQMDISSMFSGHKDGSPSACPHCGAQLQPGQFSCKICGRRIS, encoded by the coding sequence ATGGATGGCGGAAAAAGAGTTTCTGTAAGGAATATCGTAATTTCGGTGCTTTTGATTGTGGTTGGGATTGCAATGCTGATGCTTGTCACAGAAGGCATCAAAAGCGGATGGTATGACGCACATAGTGCAAGACCTGCGAAACGAAAAGGCTATGCGGCTTTACTGCCGGTGCTTCTGGTTCTTTTGGGCGGCTTTAATCTGTACCGAGGGCTCAGAGGGAAGGCATTTCAGATGGATATCAGCAGCATGTTTTCCGGTCATAAGGACGGAAGTCCGTCTGCCTGTCCGCATTGCGGCGCGCAGCTGCAGCCGGGACAGTTTTCCTGCAAAATCTGTGGCAGAAGGATTTCCTGA
- the recG gene encoding ATP-dependent DNA helicase RecG has translation MRGQDAVSVLKGVGEQREKRLHRLGIVTVEDLLTHYPREYKDRSEILKIADLPPDEPATFLAQIKEEGQNSRHGRLVYTRMKVYDETGAVGVLWYNQPYMKSSLKIGEWYLFSGRLQKKYGRTEVVSPECERIGENFAGGRILPVYPSVEGLSQKMLRNLMEEALKEMSGGMQEELPLWLRKEYHLAERNFAIENIHFPKTEQGFYDARKRLVFEELFLLQTALYQLKSTLEERGEGIRLKKKKALQDGETLLPFALTDAQKRVLAEIVQDMTSGKIMNRLVQGDVGSGKTAVALLAAYWTIQNGYQAAMMAPTEVLARQHAASFRDLLEPAGITVVLLTGSLTAKEKRERLAQVADGTAQMVIGTHAVIQKGVEFQKLGLAITDEQHRFGVRQRSTLAEKGENVHTLVMTATPIPRTLALILYGDLDISIIDELPPGRQKIDTSAVDSRYHPRIYAFIEKHVAAGRQAYVICPMIEENEKLEVQSVLEYTAELTEELPHCRVACVHGKMKAKEKQTIMDSFAAGEIDVLVSTTVVEVGINVPNATIMLIENAERFGLAQLHQLRGRVGRGAEKSYCILVSDTKTKVAKERMKTMTESEDGFVISEKDLKLRGPGEFFGIRQHGLPELKIADLCRDLPILKEAQAAAAELLRKDRNLEQMEHQPLKVRIAGYLDGKRLEM, from the coding sequence ATGCGAGGACAGGATGCGGTTTCCGTGCTCAAGGGCGTTGGCGAGCAGAGAGAAAAAAGGCTGCATAGGCTGGGCATTGTGACAGTGGAGGATTTGCTGACGCATTACCCCAGAGAATACAAGGACAGAAGCGAAATACTGAAAATTGCAGACCTGCCGCCGGATGAACCTGCAACCTTTCTGGCGCAGATAAAGGAGGAGGGACAAAACAGCCGCCACGGCAGGCTTGTGTATACCAGAATGAAGGTCTACGATGAAACGGGCGCGGTTGGGGTGCTGTGGTATAATCAGCCCTACATGAAAAGCAGTCTGAAAATCGGCGAATGGTATCTTTTTTCCGGCAGACTGCAAAAAAAATACGGCAGAACAGAGGTGGTTTCCCCTGAGTGTGAGCGGATTGGGGAGAATTTCGCAGGGGGGCGCATCCTTCCGGTTTATCCTTCCGTGGAGGGGCTTTCGCAGAAAATGCTCCGCAATCTGATGGAGGAGGCCTTGAAGGAAATGAGCGGCGGCATGCAGGAGGAGCTGCCCCTCTGGCTGAGAAAGGAATACCATCTGGCGGAGCGCAATTTTGCAATAGAAAACATCCATTTTCCCAAAACGGAGCAGGGCTTTTATGATGCAAGGAAAAGGCTTGTTTTTGAGGAGCTGTTTTTGTTGCAGACGGCACTTTATCAGCTGAAAAGCACGCTTGAGGAGAGGGGCGAAGGGATTCGGCTGAAAAAGAAAAAAGCCTTGCAGGATGGTGAAACGCTTCTTCCCTTTGCCCTGACAGATGCGCAGAAGCGCGTTCTTGCGGAAATCGTGCAGGACATGACCTCGGGCAAAATCATGAACCGTCTGGTGCAGGGGGATGTCGGCAGCGGCAAAACGGCGGTGGCGTTGCTTGCGGCGTATTGGACAATACAGAATGGCTATCAGGCGGCAATGATGGCACCGACAGAGGTTCTGGCAAGGCAGCATGCGGCATCCTTCCGTGATCTGCTGGAGCCGGCAGGGATTACGGTTGTTTTGCTGACGGGCAGCCTGACGGCGAAGGAAAAACGGGAACGTCTGGCGCAGGTCGCTGATGGTACGGCGCAGATGGTGATTGGCACCCATGCCGTGATTCAAAAGGGAGTCGAATTTCAAAAATTAGGTCTGGCGATTACGGATGAACAGCATCGCTTTGGTGTACGCCAGAGAAGCACCTTGGCGGAAAAGGGCGAAAATGTGCATACCCTTGTCATGACGGCAACGCCGATTCCACGCACCCTGGCACTGATTCTATATGGCGATTTGGATATTTCTATTATTGATGAGCTGCCGCCCGGCAGACAGAAAATTGATACCTCGGCGGTAGACAGCAGATATCATCCGCGGATTTATGCCTTTATCGAAAAGCACGTTGCGGCAGGCAGACAGGCGTATGTCATCTGCCCGATGATTGAGGAAAATGAGAAATTAGAGGTGCAGTCCGTTCTGGAGTATACCGCGGAGCTGACAGAGGAACTGCCGCATTGCCGCGTTGCCTGTGTGCATGGAAAAATGAAGGCGAAGGAAAAGCAGACAATCATGGACAGCTTTGCGGCAGGGGAGATTGATGTTCTTGTATCCACAACAGTCGTTGAGGTTGGCATCAATGTGCCGAATGCAACCATTATGCTGATTGAAAATGCGGAGCGGTTCGGCTTGGCACAGCTGCATCAGCTGCGCGGGCGCGTTGGGCGTGGTGCGGAAAAATCGTACTGTATTCTGGTGAGCGATACAAAAACAAAGGTCGCGAAGGAGCGCATGAAAACCATGACGGAATCGGAGGATGGCTTTGTCATTTCCGAGAAGGACTTAAAGCTGCGCGGACCGGGGGAATTTTTCGGCATCCGTCAGCATGGTCTGCCGGAGCTGAAGATTGCAGACCTCTGTCGGGATTTGCCGATTCTGAAGGAGGCGCAGGCAGCAGCGGCAGAGCTTTTGCGGAAGGACAGGAATCTGGAGCAGATGGAGCATCAGCCCCTGAAAGTGAGAATCGCGGGATATTTGGACGGAAAACGTCTGGAAATGTGA
- a CDS encoding DAK2 domain-containing protein gives MIIAGANELASNKQLVDAMNVFPVPDGDTGTNMSLTVMAAAREAEKNGSLQVADIAKAASGGALRGARGNSGVITSQIFRGFAKALEGMEEAGVQELAAAAEQAVKTAYKAVMKPKEGTILTVARGCAEAAVRLAEETDEIEVFLKGIIEDGHKVLAQTPEMLPVLKQAGVVDAGGRGLLYILEGALKQMGGDLPVVLQENQNTAAPEMNFASLASVENESITFGYCTEFFINVDHADEGVTTALKAYLGTIGDSIVCVADDDIIKIHVHTDHPGLAIEKALTIGSLSGLKIDNMREQHTNKINFSAEAPKVEAPKAEQPKKDVGFVSISAGEGLTKIFKNLGVDEVIEGGQTMNPSTEDILNAVDKINAEHIFILPNNKNIILAAEQAAKLSEEKKLHVIPSRSVPEGISAMFCYEHDADPDEMEAAMKDAIQQVDTATVTFAVRDTSIGDKQIKEGNILGMLNDEIEVVAEDVMEGTKELLRNAITEESEVVSIYYGADTAEEDAKELSAFIEEEFPDCEVEVQDGGQPLYYYIISIE, from the coding sequence ATGATAATTGCCGGTGCGAATGAATTGGCATCAAATAAACAGCTGGTAGACGCAATGAATGTATTCCCCGTACCAGATGGGGATACCGGCACAAATATGTCTCTGACCGTTATGGCGGCGGCAAGAGAAGCAGAGAAAAACGGCTCCTTACAGGTGGCGGATATCGCAAAGGCGGCATCCGGCGGAGCCCTGAGAGGCGCAAGAGGGAACTCCGGCGTAATTACTTCTCAGATCTTCCGTGGCTTTGCAAAGGCATTGGAGGGCATGGAGGAAGCAGGTGTGCAGGAGCTGGCTGCGGCGGCAGAGCAGGCAGTGAAAACAGCATATAAGGCAGTGATGAAGCCGAAGGAAGGTACGATTCTGACAGTTGCAAGAGGCTGTGCGGAGGCTGCGGTAAGGCTGGCAGAGGAAACAGACGAAATCGAGGTATTCCTGAAGGGCATTATCGAGGACGGACACAAGGTTCTGGCGCAGACACCCGAAATGCTCCCTGTGTTGAAGCAGGCAGGCGTTGTGGATGCAGGCGGCAGAGGTCTGCTGTATATTCTGGAGGGCGCACTCAAGCAGATGGGCGGCGATTTGCCCGTTGTGTTGCAGGAGAACCAAAACACAGCGGCACCCGAAATGAATTTTGCATCCTTGGCTTCTGTGGAAAATGAAAGCATTACCTTTGGGTACTGCACAGAGTTTTTCATCAACGTAGACCATGCGGATGAAGGCGTGACAACAGCACTGAAAGCATATCTTGGCACAATTGGGGATTCCATTGTTTGCGTTGCGGATGATGATATCATTAAGATTCATGTGCATACAGACCATCCCGGCTTGGCGATTGAAAAAGCATTGACCATCGGCAGTCTGAGTGGCCTGAAGATTGATAACATGAGAGAACAGCATACAAATAAAATCAATTTCAGCGCAGAAGCACCCAAGGTAGAAGCACCCAAGGCGGAGCAGCCTAAGAAGGATGTCGGCTTTGTTTCTATTTCCGCAGGCGAGGGGCTGACGAAGATTTTCAAAAACCTTGGTGTGGATGAGGTCATTGAGGGCGGACAGACCATGAACCCCAGCACAGAGGATATCCTCAATGCGGTGGATAAAATCAATGCAGAGCATATCTTTATTCTGCCGAATAATAAAAACATCATTTTGGCGGCAGAGCAGGCGGCAAAGCTGAGCGAGGAGAAAAAGCTGCATGTCATTCCTTCCCGTTCCGTTCCCGAAGGGATTAGCGCGATGTTCTGCTATGAGCATGACGCAGACCCCGATGAAATGGAAGCGGCAATGAAGGATGCCATTCAGCAGGTGGATACCGCAACCGTAACCTTTGCGGTCAGAGATACCTCCATCGGTGATAAGCAAATCAAGGAAGGTAATATCCTTGGGATGCTGAATGATGAAATCGAGGTAGTCGCAGAGGATGTGATGGAGGGCACGAAGGAGCTTTTGCGCAATGCCATCACAGAGGAAAGCGAGGTTGTCAGCATTTATTACGGTGCGGACACAGCAGAGGAGGACGCGAAGGAATTGTCTGCCTTTATCGAGGAAGAATTCCCCGATTGCGAGGTAGAGGTGCAGGACGGCGGGCAGCCTTTGTATTACTACATTATTTCTATTGAATAA
- a CDS encoding nucleotidyltransferase, whose protein sequence is MKTLGIITEYNPFHQGHAYMLERAKRKADADRVVVIMSGSFVQRGEPAIFDKWTRTAAALKNGADLVLELPVLFAAANAETFARGAVRLLTESGIVDTLAFGSENGNLQELQEAAKILANETEEFQRLLKELLSEGLSYPAARAKVLETLSQINSAILSKPNDILGLEYLKALDYYSSPIAPLTIRRKGDYNSLSLSSGYASASAVRKALTEENSTEAMLHLPENTHDLYNKALSIGTAPVFWDTLMPALHYKLRTTSIEELKEIAEVTEGLENRILHSIDSCYSFEEMMDFIKTKRYTRTKIQRILLHILLDIKESEVSYFLNLPKMPYVRVLGFQKDHSDILADLTEQAKCPVLTNLKKAPALLNEDGLAMLALEKTATDLHALAYPNPIYRAPNQDFTKPLVIL, encoded by the coding sequence ATGAAAACCCTTGGTATCATTACCGAATATAACCCCTTTCATCAGGGGCATGCCTATATGCTGGAGCGAGCAAAACGAAAGGCCGATGCCGACCGCGTGGTTGTCATCATGAGCGGCAGCTTTGTGCAGCGGGGGGAGCCTGCCATTTTCGATAAATGGACAAGAACCGCCGCCGCGCTGAAAAACGGCGCAGATTTAGTATTGGAGCTGCCTGTGCTTTTTGCCGCAGCCAATGCGGAAACCTTTGCCAGAGGGGCAGTGCGCCTGCTGACAGAAAGCGGCATTGTGGATACGCTTGCCTTTGGCTCCGAAAACGGCAACCTGCAAGAGCTGCAGGAGGCGGCGAAAATTCTTGCAAACGAAACAGAGGAATTTCAACGGCTATTAAAGGAGCTGCTCAGCGAGGGGCTTTCCTATCCTGCCGCGCGCGCAAAGGTTCTGGAAACGCTTTCGCAGATTAACAGCGCCATCCTTTCCAAACCAAATGACATTTTAGGCTTGGAATATCTCAAGGCGTTGGACTATTATTCCTCTCCCATTGCACCGCTGACCATCCGCCGCAAGGGCGATTACAACAGCCTTTCTCTTTCAAGCGGCTATGCGTCCGCAAGCGCAGTGCGGAAGGCTTTGACAGAGGAAAACAGCACCGAAGCCATGCTGCATCTGCCCGAAAATACGCATGACCTCTATAATAAAGCACTTTCCATCGGCACAGCACCCGTTTTCTGGGATACACTCATGCCTGCCCTGCATTATAAGCTGCGCACCACCTCGATTGAGGAGCTGAAGGAGATTGCAGAGGTGACAGAGGGTCTGGAAAATCGGATTCTCCATTCCATTGACAGCTGCTATTCCTTTGAGGAAATGATGGATTTCATCAAAACAAAGCGCTACACACGCACGAAAATTCAGCGTATCCTGCTTCATATTCTTCTGGATATCAAGGAATCCGAGGTTTCGTATTTCCTCAATCTGCCGAAAATGCCCTATGTGCGTGTATTGGGCTTTCAGAAGGATCATTCCGATATTCTCGCAGATTTAACGGAGCAGGCAAAATGTCCCGTTCTGACAAATCTGAAAAAAGCCCCTGCGCTTCTGAATGAGGATGGGCTTGCCATGCTTGCTCTGGAAAAAACAGCGACCGATTTGCACGCTCTGGCATACCCCAACCCGATTTATCGCGCGCCAAATCAGGATTTCACAAAGCCCCTTGTCATTCTCTGA
- a CDS encoding nucleoside recognition domain-containing protein translates to MKKGTLLLGGCACFLIFALLCFPEEMLAASAEGVQLWLTKVFPSLFPFLVACGILLRIGAAQRMGAALRPLMQPLFHLPGIAAFPFFFGLLSGYPMGAKLTAQLYEQRQLSLADAQQLLAFSNCPGPLFLIGTVGVGFFGMPAFGYLLWLSAFLGAVATGILFRRKKSVAPLPSASASPYQPLTEVLSASVADALRTILLIGGYLILFAVLSAAMEQAGLFSLLARLLFFLPLSTETLRGLCSGILEMTNGAHLLSLSPDSLRLRLTLVAFLVSFGGLSILGQTFGVLAAMPISKKDYLKGKCTNALFSSLSFFLLYPFFYPYAQKEVPAFFSLTETSFTLSFLWLLPSLFFLAVLCYAIFDRG, encoded by the coding sequence ATGAAAAAGGGGACTTTGCTGTTGGGCGGCTGTGCCTGCTTTCTGATTTTTGCCCTGCTTTGCTTTCCAGAAGAAATGCTTGCCGCTTCCGCGGAAGGGGTGCAGCTCTGGCTGACGAAGGTATTCCCCTCCTTGTTTCCGTTTCTGGTTGCCTGCGGTATCCTGCTGCGCATTGGTGCGGCGCAGCGGATGGGCGCGGCTCTGCGCCCTCTGATGCAGCCCTTGTTTCACCTGCCTGGCATTGCCGCCTTCCCCTTCTTTTTCGGACTTCTTTCCGGATACCCCATGGGAGCAAAGCTGACCGCGCAGCTTTATGAGCAAAGGCAGCTTTCCCTCGCCGATGCACAGCAGCTTCTTGCCTTTTCCAACTGCCCCGGGCCCTTGTTTCTGATTGGCACGGTTGGCGTTGGCTTTTTCGGCATGCCTGCCTTTGGGTATCTGCTCTGGCTCTCCGCTTTTCTCGGCGCAGTCGCCACAGGTATTCTCTTTCGCAGAAAAAAATCCGTTGCACCCCTCCCTTCCGCTTCTGCTTCCCCCTATCAACCTCTGACGGAGGTGCTTTCCGCTTCTGTTGCAGATGCACTCCGCACCATTTTGCTAATTGGAGGGTATCTCATTTTGTTTGCGGTGCTTTCCGCGGCAATGGAGCAGGCAGGGCTATTTTCTCTGCTCGCCCGTCTGCTGTTTTTTCTGCCGCTTTCCACGGAAACACTGCGCGGCCTTTGCAGCGGTATTCTGGAAATGACAAACGGAGCGCATCTCCTAAGCCTCTCCCCCGATAGTCTGCGTCTGCGGCTGACGCTGGTCGCATTTCTCGTTTCCTTCGGCGGTCTTTCCATTCTGGGACAGACCTTCGGCGTGCTTGCCGCCATGCCCATATCAAAAAAAGACTACCTCAAAGGGAAATGCACAAATGCCCTTTTCAGCAGTCTTTCTTTCTTTTTGCTCTATCCGTTTTTTTATCCATACGCACAAAAAGAAGTTCCTGCGTTTTTTTCGCTCACAGAAACCTCTTTTACGCTCTCTTTTCTCTGGCTTTTGCCAAGCCTGTTTTTCCTCGCGGTGCTTTGCTATGCAATTTTTGACAGAGGATAA